A genome region from Bacillaceae bacterium IKA-2 includes the following:
- a CDS encoding DUF421 domain-containing protein: MEYSTIILRTLLIYFIILLVLRFMGKREIGQLSVLDFVVSIMIAELAVISIENVQVTMMTTIVPILVLSIIQISLAWISLKSQKLRKMIDGKPAVLINKGKIDEEEMRKQRYNFDDLLIQLRQSKIRDLSDVEFAILEPSGKLSVIEKTVAEKEDSNYAKKVQLPFPLILDGKVQNEHLEQIGKTPLWLRQELRKIGYREIKKISYCSLKDNQTFFVDIKDEK; the protein is encoded by the coding sequence TTGGAATATTCGACAATCATTTTAAGGACATTACTTATTTATTTTATCATCTTGCTTGTATTGCGATTTATGGGGAAAAGGGAAATAGGACAACTTTCAGTTTTAGATTTTGTCGTTTCAATTATGATCGCCGAATTAGCAGTAATCTCGATAGAGAATGTTCAAGTAACGATGATGACGACAATTGTGCCTATTTTAGTCCTATCTATTATTCAAATTTCGTTAGCTTGGATTTCTTTGAAGAGTCAGAAGCTGCGAAAAATGATTGATGGAAAGCCAGCGGTATTGATTAATAAAGGAAAAATTGATGAAGAGGAAATGAGAAAACAAAGGTATAATTTTGATGACTTGCTAATTCAACTCAGACAAAGCAAAATACGCGATTTATCAGATGTTGAATTTGCAATCCTTGAACCATCTGGAAAGCTTTCGGTTATTGAAAAAACGGTTGCTGAGAAAGAGGACTCTAATTATGCTAAAAAAGTTCAATTACCATTCCCATTAATTCTAGATGGGAAAGTTCAGAATGAGCACCTTGAACAAATTGGAAAAACTCCGCTATGGTTGCGACAGGAATTAAGAAAGATTGGTTATAGAGAAATCAAGAAAATATCTTATTGTTCTTTAAAAGATAATCAAACGTTTTTTGTAGACATAAAAGATGAAAAATGA
- a CDS encoding small multi-drug export protein: MKESFQNFLVENLSFLPTELIVVVISAMPILELRGGIPFAIMAGFSFGEALFYGILGNLLPIIPILILFRPLSTFLMRFPLYKQFYDWLYNRTMGKSKNVEKYGALGLILFTAVPLPTTGAWTACLAAILFFIPFRAAVIAISTGVVISGIVVSVFINSVF, encoded by the coding sequence GTGAAAGAGAGTTTTCAAAATTTTTTAGTAGAAAATTTAAGTTTTTTACCGACAGAATTAATCGTTGTCGTCATATCGGCAATGCCGATTTTAGAGTTGAGAGGTGGAATTCCTTTTGCAATTATGGCAGGCTTCTCTTTCGGTGAAGCTTTATTTTATGGCATTTTGGGTAATTTGCTACCGATCATTCCAATTTTAATTTTATTTCGCCCATTAAGTACATTTTTAATGCGTTTCCCTTTGTATAAACAGTTTTATGATTGGCTTTATAACAGGACAATGGGTAAAAGTAAAAATGTTGAAAAATATGGAGCGTTAGGTTTAATTTTATTTACGGCTGTACCTTTACCAACAACAGGTGCGTGGACGGCATGTTTAGCAGCAATTTTATTTTTTATTCCATTCCGCGCTGCAGTTATTGCTATATCTACAGGTGTCGTTATTTCTGGTATTGTAGTAAGCGTTTTTATTAATTCAGTCTTTTAA
- the spoVB gene encoding stage V sporulation protein B: MTKQSFLQGAFILILAGFITKILGFVNKIVVARIMGAEGVGLYMMAVPTLLLVITLTQIGLPVAISKLIAEAEANNNRKKIKQILVVSLATTGLLSIIFTAGMIGFAPIIAKYFLTDSRAFLPLVAISPIVPIVALSSVLRGYFQGRQNMKPSAYSQVIEQVVRITLVAILTSAFLPYGIEYAAAGAMISVVIGELASLIYMVLIFKFNKKVKVRRNFFSTLKEGKNTFQQLMAVALPTTGSRLIGSISFFFEPIVVSQSLAIAGVTTIMATKQYGELAGFAIPLLFLPTFITYSLSVSLVPAISEAAAQRHYKLINHRLSQALRLALVSGGVSCVILYVFAIPIMDLMYNAPTVATYLKIMVPFSIFLYFQGPLQAALQALNLAKAAMMNSIIGAVVKITAVFVLASRPELGIMGAALAIVVGFMLVTLLHFATLVKAISFTLHIRELLKVAVCIILSGWLAVLLYNNAFLNLTLLVKTLLSISIVGIFYIILLLLLGLIKKEEMRRVPFVGSWLSRFIIG, from the coding sequence GTGACAAAACAAAGCTTCTTGCAAGGTGCATTTATATTAATCCTAGCTGGATTTATCACGAAAATCTTAGGTTTTGTCAATAAAATTGTCGTTGCCCGAATTATGGGAGCTGAAGGTGTTGGATTATATATGATGGCTGTGCCGACGCTATTACTTGTTATTACGCTTACGCAAATCGGACTACCGGTTGCGATTTCTAAGCTTATAGCCGAAGCTGAGGCCAACAATAATCGAAAAAAAATAAAACAAATCTTAGTCGTATCGCTTGCCACTACCGGGTTATTGAGTATCATTTTTACCGCGGGTATGATTGGTTTTGCTCCAATAATCGCAAAATATTTCCTCACAGATTCAAGGGCATTTTTACCATTAGTAGCGATATCTCCAATTGTTCCTATTGTTGCTCTATCTTCTGTATTAAGAGGGTACTTTCAAGGCAGACAAAATATGAAACCATCCGCCTACTCCCAAGTAATTGAGCAAGTAGTCCGGATTACCCTTGTTGCAATTTTAACAAGTGCTTTTTTGCCCTACGGAATAGAATATGCAGCAGCTGGGGCGATGATTTCAGTCGTTATTGGTGAACTTGCATCACTCATCTACATGGTGCTAATATTTAAATTTAATAAAAAAGTTAAAGTTCGACGCAACTTTTTTAGCACATTAAAAGAGGGAAAAAATACATTCCAACAATTAATGGCAGTTGCCCTACCGACAACAGGTAGCAGGTTAATTGGTTCAATTTCATTTTTCTTTGAACCAATCGTTGTTTCTCAAAGTTTAGCTATTGCTGGTGTGACAACAATCATGGCTACAAAACAATATGGTGAATTGGCTGGCTTTGCGATTCCATTATTATTTTTACCAACGTTTATTACGTATTCTTTGTCCGTATCGCTAGTTCCAGCAATTAGTGAAGCCGCCGCTCAACGTCATTATAAATTAATTAATCATCGCCTTTCCCAAGCGCTGCGCCTAGCCCTTGTTTCCGGTGGAGTATCTTGTGTTATTCTTTATGTATTTGCGATACCGATTATGGATCTAATGTATAACGCCCCAACAGTTGCAACTTATTTGAAAATCATGGTACCTTTCAGTATTTTTTTATATTTCCAAGGTCCACTTCAAGCAGCCCTACAAGCACTAAATTTAGCGAAAGCTGCGATGATGAACAGTATCATTGGTGCTGTCGTCAAAATAACAGCTGTCTTTGTACTTGCATCAAGACCAGAATTAGGCATAATGGGAGCTGCTTTAGCGATTGTTGTAGGCTTTATGCTTGTTACGCTCTTACATTTTGCTACATTAGTGAAAGCCATTTCCTTCACTTTACACATTAGGGAGTTGCTAAAAGTCGCCGTTTGTATAATACTGAGCGGTTGGTTAGCTGTACTTCTATATAATAATGCCTTTCTCAATTTAACTCTACTAGTAAAAACACTACTTTCAATAAGTATCGTTGGGATTTTTTATATAATTTTATTACTGTTGCTCGGCTTAATTAAAAAAGAAGAGATGCGCCGCGTACCTTTTGTAGGTAGTTGGTTATCCCGTTTTATTATCGGGTAA
- a CDS encoding post-transcriptional regulator — protein sequence MEEKQQFEVWKEDVRPALISKLEEFHLIGYDRVTVDELWECVLAKLKKEKEFVRIHNLVRCILTLKATDYMTWLTVAAYRGPNWFE from the coding sequence ATGGAAGAAAAACAACAATTTGAAGTTTGGAAAGAGGATGTTAGACCAGCTTTAATAAGTAAATTGGAAGAATTTCATTTAATTGGTTATGATAGGGTGACAGTAGATGAACTTTGGGAGTGTGTTTTAGCTAAGCTAAAAAAAGAAAAAGAATTTGTTCGCATTCATAATCTTGTTCGGTGTATCTTAACCCTCAAAGCAACAGACTATATGACATGGTTGACTGTTGCCGCCTATAGAGGGCCTAATTGGTTTGAATAA